One Acidiferrobacter thiooxydans DNA window includes the following coding sequences:
- a CDS encoding TIGR03013 family XrtA/PEP-CTERM system glycosyltransferase: MIRIFRHYLPKGLVILGLSEVFVLWGALYLGSQVRYGGFATQAHLTATSGRALLFVVVMWVVMTAFGLYQRELKEGQWGYFPRLIVSLSLGFLVFCTLLPILPSLVLPPAVLASVVLVALCGTILTRLMYLAVANRAAVHRQVLVLGTGRRARAIQALAQGSPGRPGFQVVGFMPCGEREDRGGLLVLRSDQSLAAIARSYRVTEIVVGSRDRRQTLPVNELLECKLAGTRVMDLTTFFERESGRIELESLNTSWLVFADGFEQGVLKTWIKRIFDVAASIALLIVCLPIMVITAILVKFEDNGPVLYRQDRVGQAGRVFPLFKFRSMRVNAENDGTPQWASHNDSRVTRIGAFIRKVRIDELPQVFNVLRGDMSFVGPRPERPFFVDKLARDIPYYGYRHTIKPGITGWAQVRYPYGASVEDAIEKLKYDLYYVKNNTLFLDLIILFQTIQVVIFQDGAR, from the coding sequence GTGATTCGTATCTTTCGGCATTACCTGCCCAAGGGTCTCGTGATCCTGGGGCTTTCCGAGGTATTTGTCTTGTGGGGCGCGCTGTATTTGGGTTCGCAGGTCCGTTACGGCGGATTTGCAACGCAGGCCCACCTTACCGCGACCTCTGGCAGGGCGCTGCTGTTCGTAGTCGTGATGTGGGTCGTCATGACCGCGTTCGGCCTCTATCAGCGTGAACTCAAAGAGGGACAGTGGGGCTATTTCCCGCGCCTTATCGTGAGCCTCTCCCTGGGTTTTCTGGTCTTTTGCACACTGCTGCCCATCCTGCCTTCATTGGTGCTACCGCCAGCGGTGCTGGCCTCGGTGGTACTCGTGGCCCTGTGCGGGACGATACTGACACGACTTATGTACCTGGCCGTCGCCAACCGCGCGGCCGTCCATCGCCAGGTGTTGGTATTGGGCACCGGTAGGCGCGCGCGTGCCATTCAAGCGCTCGCCCAAGGGAGTCCCGGGCGCCCCGGTTTTCAGGTCGTGGGTTTCATGCCCTGCGGTGAGCGGGAAGACAGGGGCGGCCTTCTGGTATTGCGCAGCGATCAGTCGCTCGCCGCCATCGCCCGCAGTTATCGTGTCACCGAGATCGTGGTCGGGAGCCGTGATCGCAGACAGACCCTGCCGGTCAATGAATTGCTCGAGTGTAAGCTTGCCGGGACCCGTGTCATGGATCTTACGACGTTTTTCGAGCGTGAGAGCGGGCGGATCGAATTGGAGTCGCTCAACACGAGCTGGCTCGTATTTGCCGATGGTTTCGAGCAAGGGGTACTGAAGACCTGGATCAAGCGTATCTTTGATGTCGCCGCCAGTATCGCGCTGTTGATCGTGTGCCTGCCGATCATGGTGATCACGGCTATCCTGGTCAAGTTCGAGGACAATGGCCCGGTGCTCTACCGGCAGGATCGGGTCGGCCAGGCCGGGCGCGTGTTTCCGTTGTTCAAGTTCCGCAGCATGCGTGTCAATGCCGAAAACGACGGGACGCCCCAGTGGGCCAGCCACAATGACAGCCGCGTGACGCGTATCGGGGCGTTTATCCGTAAGGTGCGTATCGACGAATTGCCCCAGGTGTTCAATGTCCTGCGGGGCGACATGAGTTTCGTGGGGCCTCGCCCCGAACGCCCATTTTTCGTCGATAAGCTCGCGCGCGACATCCCCTATTATGGTTATCGCCACACCATAAAGCCCGGCATCACAGGCTGGGCGCAGGTACGCTACCCCTATGGCGCCTCGGTGGAGGACGCCATAGAAAAGCTGAAGTATGACCTGTACTACGTCAAGAACAACACCCTGTTTCTGGATCTGATCATCCTCTTTCAGACGATACAGGTCGTGATTTTCCAGGACGGTGCACGCTAG
- a CDS encoding XrtA/PEP-CTERM system exopolysaccharide export protein produces the protein MKPKLLVATLALAGLSACAQAPMSTAGGAPRMTATAHAPVPHYRLAVADVIKISVWHNKRLSETVPVRPDGRISMPLIGSVLVAGHTASGVARTIKTKLAYYVRDPQVTVIVTHVVQDSYRDRIRVTGAVEHPASLRYEPGMTVLDAILDAGGVNTFAAANDTEIHRVVGHSERVIHVRLGNILSEGRLGTNYRLRPGDIITVPERLL, from the coding sequence ATGAAGCCAAAGCTATTAGTCGCCACTCTCGCGCTGGCGGGTTTGAGTGCTTGCGCGCAGGCCCCGATGTCGACGGCGGGCGGGGCCCCGCGCATGACGGCCACCGCCCATGCGCCCGTGCCCCATTACCGCCTAGCGGTTGCCGACGTCATCAAGATCTCCGTGTGGCATAACAAGCGCCTCTCGGAGACGGTGCCGGTGCGCCCGGACGGGCGTATATCCATGCCGCTTATAGGCTCCGTGCTGGTTGCCGGCCATACCGCCTCGGGTGTCGCGCGGACCATAAAGACCAAGCTTGCCTACTATGTGCGCGATCCGCAGGTGACCGTCATCGTCACGCATGTCGTTCAGGACAGTTACCGGGACAGGATCCGTGTGACCGGCGCTGTCGAGCACCCGGCGTCGCTACGCTACGAGCCCGGCATGACCGTGCTGGACGCGATCCTGGACGCCGGCGGCGTCAATACCTTTGCGGCCGCCAATGACACCGAGATCCATCGCGTCGTAGGGCACTCCGAGCGGGTCATACATGTGCGGCTCGGTAACATATTGAGTGAAGGACGGCTTGGCACCAACTATCGGCTCCGGCCTGGGGACATCATCACCGTCCCCGAGCGCCTCCTCTAA
- a CDS encoding ExeA family protein, whose amino-acid sequence MKEHPFQITPDSDFLYMSAAHSRAKAYMDYSIRNRDGFVVITGEVGAGKTTLIRKLLSEFDDNVVVAKIFQTQLDETQFLQAVLVEFGLNPFNAGKVELMDMLSSFLVESFLKRKQLVLIVDEAQNLNRRVLEEIRMMSGLETEKQKILHVILVGQPELNETLDAPGLEQLTQRVRLRFHIAALTEAEAADYVYHRLRVAGAANPEALFARDAIPTIYEYTGGIPRLINTLCDTALTCAFADDSAGVDEATVKSAVLELQWKPFSARSRQAPRPMSAVGFDGNPGARDRDLKELAEAVASMEPRLDGIETLLKSMVTILQRRNRISLRVSENQIQQFLKQVSAEMEKLQANHHA is encoded by the coding sequence TTGAAGGAGCATCCGTTCCAGATCACGCCGGATTCGGATTTCCTGTACATGAGCGCGGCGCACTCTCGGGCCAAGGCTTACATGGACTACAGCATCCGCAATCGCGACGGCTTCGTTGTCATAACGGGCGAGGTGGGGGCGGGCAAAACGACGCTTATCAGAAAGCTGTTATCAGAGTTCGATGACAATGTGGTGGTGGCCAAGATCTTTCAGACGCAGCTCGACGAGACCCAGTTTCTGCAGGCGGTGCTCGTCGAGTTTGGACTGAACCCGTTCAATGCCGGCAAGGTCGAGCTCATGGATATGCTGTCGTCGTTTCTCGTCGAGAGCTTCCTGAAACGAAAGCAGCTCGTGCTCATCGTCGACGAGGCCCAAAACCTCAACAGACGGGTCTTGGAGGAGATCCGCATGATGTCGGGTCTGGAAACGGAGAAACAAAAGATCCTTCATGTCATTTTGGTCGGCCAACCGGAGCTGAACGAGACCCTTGATGCCCCGGGTCTTGAGCAGCTTACACAGCGGGTGCGCCTGCGTTTTCATATTGCAGCGCTCACCGAGGCCGAAGCCGCCGACTATGTCTACCACAGGCTGCGCGTGGCCGGTGCCGCGAATCCTGAGGCACTGTTTGCGCGCGACGCGATCCCGACCATTTATGAGTACACGGGCGGAATACCGCGCCTCATCAACACCCTGTGCGATACGGCGCTCACCTGTGCCTTTGCCGATGATAGCGCGGGTGTGGATGAGGCCACCGTGAAATCCGCAGTGCTCGAGCTTCAATGGAAGCCGTTTAGCGCGCGTTCTCGTCAGGCGCCTCGGCCGATGTCGGCCGTGGGCTTCGACGGTAACCCCGGCGCGCGCGATCGTGACCTGAAGGAGCTCGCGGAGGCCGTGGCGTCCATGGAGCCGCGTCTGGATGGAATAGAGACACTGTTGAAAAGCATGGTGACCATACTTCAGAGGCGTAATCGGATATCGCTTAGGGTGAGCGAGAACCAGATCCAGCAATTCCTGAAGCAGGTAAGCGCCGAGATGGAGAAGCTTCAGGCCAACCACCACGCTTGA
- the asnB gene encoding asparagine synthase (glutamine-hydrolyzing), whose product MCGIAGIVAFSGGRPPAAAEVDGMVERIHHRGPDGRGCYIDGRCCLGHARLSIIDVAGGTQPLANEDRQVWVTFNGEIFNYIELRRLLKKRGHAFSTHSDTEVIVHLYEEYGDDFPRHLNGQFAIALWDVRRRRLVLARDRVGIRPLFYHRARARLYFGSEVKALFACPEIPRALDWDGVARVFTYWGVPEPGSVFSGVQSVRPGCVVVFEADGRQSQHRYWDWAFAQRAAADRRTFEECLAGLDEALQAAVARQVRSDVPVGAYVSGGIDSAMIVAYMTQIMEAPPPTFSLRFADREFDEGGYQRAVADRHGTRHTEVTVGTRDIAQAFARAVWHAESPILRTAPVPMMLLSRHVHEAGIKVVLTGEGADETLAGYDIFREARVRRFWARVPQSRMRPALLARLYPYLSAHPATSAAYAQKFFGQGLDQAAYPGFGHWPRWQTTRRSLQFLHPDLRAAMDFDYAKEGRALLPADHEAWDALCVDQCIEARTLLSGYLLSSQGDRVALANSVETRVPFLDTKVIEYANRLPSRYKLMGLKEKYILKRLGRGRIPDAICDRPKQPYRAPDSASFFHKGIPDEGVAHAFEKKRLLEVGYFDAEAAGKLFEKCRQGKAIGFADNMAFVGIYSTMLLHEQFVERDASGVRMVDELPTVLAG is encoded by the coding sequence ATGTGCGGTATCGCGGGAATAGTGGCGTTTTCTGGTGGAAGGCCGCCGGCAGCAGCCGAGGTGGACGGTATGGTGGAGCGTATTCACCATCGTGGTCCGGATGGCCGAGGCTGTTATATCGATGGTCGCTGCTGCCTGGGCCATGCGCGACTTAGCATCATCGATGTTGCCGGCGGTACCCAGCCGCTGGCAAACGAGGATCGCCAGGTGTGGGTGACGTTCAATGGTGAGATATTCAATTACATAGAGTTGCGACGCCTCCTCAAAAAGCGCGGGCATGCGTTTTCGACGCACAGCGACACCGAGGTGATCGTGCACCTCTATGAGGAGTATGGCGATGACTTTCCTCGCCACCTGAATGGGCAGTTCGCCATCGCGCTTTGGGATGTCAGGCGCCGAAGGCTGGTCCTGGCGCGTGATAGGGTGGGCATACGGCCGCTTTTTTACCACCGCGCGCGCGCACGGCTCTATTTTGGCTCCGAGGTAAAGGCGCTATTTGCCTGTCCGGAGATCCCGCGCGCGCTCGATTGGGACGGTGTGGCCCGGGTCTTTACCTATTGGGGCGTGCCCGAGCCCGGCAGCGTATTTAGCGGCGTGCAGAGCGTGCGCCCGGGATGTGTCGTGGTATTCGAGGCCGACGGCCGCCAAAGCCAGCATCGCTACTGGGATTGGGCATTCGCGCAACGCGCGGCCGCTGACAGACGCACCTTCGAGGAATGTCTCGCCGGCCTGGATGAGGCCCTGCAAGCGGCGGTAGCGCGCCAGGTACGCTCCGACGTGCCGGTCGGCGCCTATGTGAGCGGTGGCATAGACTCCGCCATGATCGTCGCGTACATGACGCAGATTATGGAGGCCCCGCCACCAACATTCTCGCTGCGTTTCGCGGATCGGGAGTTTGACGAAGGAGGTTATCAGCGCGCGGTCGCCGACCGCCATGGTACGCGTCACACCGAGGTCACCGTGGGCACCCGGGACATTGCGCAGGCCTTCGCGCGCGCCGTATGGCATGCCGAGAGCCCGATATTGCGCACGGCGCCGGTCCCCATGATGCTGTTGTCGCGCCATGTACATGAGGCCGGAATCAAGGTCGTGCTGACGGGAGAAGGGGCCGACGAGACGCTGGCCGGTTACGATATTTTTCGCGAGGCGCGCGTGCGCCGCTTCTGGGCGCGCGTGCCGCAATCGCGTATGCGCCCGGCGCTCCTTGCGCGCCTCTATCCCTACCTGAGCGCCCATCCGGCGACGTCCGCGGCCTATGCGCAAAAGTTCTTCGGGCAAGGGCTTGATCAGGCCGCTTATCCCGGTTTTGGGCACTGGCCACGATGGCAGACGACGCGGCGCAGCCTGCAATTTCTCCATCCCGATCTCAGGGCGGCCATGGATTTTGATTACGCCAAGGAGGGGCGGGCGTTACTGCCGGCCGACCACGAAGCCTGGGATGCCCTGTGCGTCGACCAGTGCATCGAGGCGCGTACGTTGTTGTCCGGCTATCTTCTCAGTTCGCAAGGGGATCGGGTCGCGCTTGCCAATAGCGTCGAGACGCGCGTGCCGTTTCTCGATACCAAAGTCATTGAATACGCCAATCGGCTGCCATCGCGCTACAAGCTCATGGGCTTGAAGGAGAAGTACATCCTAAAGCGCCTGGGGCGCGGACGCATACCCGATGCCATCTGCGACCGGCCCAAGCAACCATACCGGGCCCCCGATAGCGCAAGCTTTTTTCACAAGGGGATCCCCGATGAAGGCGTAGCGCACGCTTTTGAAAAAAAGCGACTACTAGAAGTCGGATACTTCGATGCTGAGGCCGCCGGTAAGCTGTTCGAGAAGTGCCGCCAGGGGAAAGCAATAGGCTTCGCGGACAATATGGCCTTTGTGGGCATTTATTCCACGATGCTTCTTCACGAGCAGTTCGTTGAGCGTGATGCCTCCGGGGTGCGCATGGTGGATGAGTTGCCGACTGTGTTGGCAGGATGA
- a CDS encoding class I adenylate-forming enzyme family protein, which yields MMLLHDAFVRKAMEHPDALALVSAGARTSYREINQRSDALAASLIKDGVARGDRVVVFMDNSVAAVVALYGILKSGAVMVPVNPLTKSDKLAFILKDAEAAAFVGDSHLRSVYETAWETYRPSIVIVNGGDKRDTGRGARILDEVASAGACPEVATIDQDLAAIIYTSGSTGSPKGVMLTHHNMVSAARSVSGYLGLTAADRILCCLPLAFDYGLYQVLMGFMVGACVILERSFAFPAAVVKVMAQEQVTVFPGVPTIFSILLGREGILDAYDWRAVRTITNTAASLPPEHIKRLKVRFPKARIFSMYGLTECKRVTYLAPEELESRPTSVGRGMPNQEVYLIDADGRRLPPGSVGELVVRGSHVMRGYWRRPEETAQRLKPGRYPGERVLHTGDVFHMDEDGYLYFVGRSDDIIKSRGEKVSPKEVENVLYAMPAVREAAVIGVDDEVLGQAVHAFVVVDANARVTERDIVRHCHEYLESYMVPKVVHIVSALPKTDTGKIRKTGLAAAARARAGDKAVGVVAMGKQPLKEEREHV from the coding sequence ATGATGCTGCTGCATGATGCGTTTGTAAGAAAGGCTATGGAGCATCCGGACGCACTGGCGCTGGTATCGGCAGGCGCGCGGACCAGTTATCGTGAAATTAACCAACGCAGCGATGCTCTGGCCGCGTCTTTGATAAAAGATGGTGTGGCACGTGGCGATCGAGTCGTGGTGTTCATGGACAATTCTGTGGCAGCGGTCGTCGCTCTTTATGGGATCTTGAAGTCAGGGGCGGTGATGGTACCGGTCAATCCGCTTACCAAGTCCGATAAGCTGGCGTTCATCCTCAAGGATGCCGAGGCCGCTGCGTTCGTGGGTGACAGCCACCTGCGATCGGTCTACGAAACCGCCTGGGAGACGTACCGGCCGTCAATAGTGATCGTCAATGGCGGCGACAAGCGTGATACGGGGCGCGGTGCCCGCATACTGGACGAGGTGGCGTCGGCCGGCGCGTGTCCGGAGGTGGCCACGATTGATCAGGATCTTGCCGCGATCATCTATACATCGGGCTCCACAGGCTCGCCCAAGGGCGTCATGTTGACGCATCACAACATGGTGAGCGCGGCGCGATCGGTGTCTGGGTATCTTGGCCTTACGGCGGCCGATCGCATCTTGTGCTGCCTGCCGCTTGCCTTCGACTATGGGCTCTATCAGGTGTTGATGGGATTCATGGTAGGGGCCTGCGTGATCCTGGAGCGATCGTTTGCGTTTCCTGCGGCGGTCGTGAAGGTTATGGCGCAGGAACAGGTTACGGTATTTCCGGGCGTTCCCACCATATTTTCCATACTACTCGGACGCGAGGGCATTCTGGATGCCTATGACTGGCGGGCCGTGCGCACGATCACCAATACCGCAGCGAGTCTTCCGCCTGAGCATATCAAGCGGCTCAAGGTGCGTTTCCCCAAGGCCCGCATTTTTTCCATGTATGGCTTGACCGAGTGCAAGCGCGTGACCTACCTGGCACCGGAAGAGCTCGAGAGCCGACCTACCAGTGTCGGTCGGGGCATGCCCAATCAGGAGGTCTACCTGATCGATGCGGACGGTCGGCGTTTGCCGCCCGGCTCCGTGGGGGAACTCGTGGTGCGTGGCAGCCATGTCATGCGCGGTTACTGGCGGCGACCCGAGGAGACGGCGCAGCGCTTGAAGCCGGGGCGTTATCCGGGTGAGCGGGTCCTGCACACGGGGGATGTGTTTCACATGGATGAGGACGGCTATCTCTACTTCGTAGGGCGATCGGACGACATCATAAAGAGTCGCGGCGAGAAGGTGAGTCCGAAGGAGGTGGAGAACGTCCTGTACGCGATGCCTGCGGTCCGGGAAGCCGCGGTCATAGGCGTGGATGACGAGGTCCTGGGTCAGGCCGTCCATGCCTTTGTGGTGGTGGACGCTAATGCGCGAGTCACGGAACGGGATATCGTGCGGCACTGCCATGAATATCTGGAGAGCTACATGGTGCCAAAAGTCGTGCACATCGTGTCGGCGTTACCCAAGACGGATACCGGGAAGATCCGCAAGACCGGTCTTGCCGCGGCGGCGCGCGCCAGGGCAGGGGACAAGGCGGTCGGCGTTGTGGCAATGGGAAAACAACCTCTTAAGGAAGAGCGGGAGCACGTGTGA
- a CDS encoding acyl carrier protein: MTSVRDCVKDYISENFLMGLKDAALTDDASFLDLGIIDSTGVIELIAFLEERYGIRVEDAEMTPENLDSLDAIEQFITRKTFRRASSMTA, translated from the coding sequence ATGACAAGCGTAAGGGATTGCGTCAAGGATTACATTTCGGAGAATTTTCTCATGGGCTTGAAGGACGCGGCGCTTACCGATGACGCCTCGTTTTTGGATCTCGGAATCATCGACTCGACAGGGGTGATAGAGCTCATAGCATTTCTCGAGGAACGTTATGGAATACGGGTCGAGGACGCGGAAATGACCCCGGAGAACCTCGACAGTCTCGACGCGATCGAGCAGTTCATTACACGCAAGACGTTCCGTCGGGCGTCGTCCATGACCGCATAG
- the nadE gene encoding NAD(+) synthase, whose protein sequence is MEPAKELDGDALLALDYDREIESIAKRFKETVVRFRRRGAVVAVSGGVDSAVCCALAAHALGPQRVLALLLPERESSAESERLAMQVVDMLGVPYERKDITEALVALDCYERRDAAIRAAVPEYRDEWRNKLVITGGLSGQFNHFHVIVAGPDGKRIERRLGLKEYLAIVAATNFKQRVRKNVEYHHADRLNYVVVGTPNRLEYDQGFFVKNGDGAADIKPIAHLYKTQVYGLARHMCLPRDIVESVPTSDTYSLPQEQEDFYFALPYAQLDVALAYRDAGRSAAELAVALGLDQVAAARIYADIEAKRRTTRYLHEAPVLMGDIETPCDTK, encoded by the coding sequence ATGGAACCGGCCAAGGAACTCGATGGAGACGCGCTGCTCGCGCTCGACTACGATCGAGAGATCGAGTCGATCGCAAAGCGGTTCAAGGAGACTGTGGTGCGTTTTCGCAGGCGCGGCGCGGTGGTGGCCGTGTCGGGGGGCGTGGATAGCGCGGTATGCTGCGCGCTGGCTGCGCATGCCCTGGGCCCGCAGCGCGTGCTCGCATTGCTGTTGCCAGAACGTGAGTCCTCGGCGGAATCCGAACGGCTCGCCATGCAGGTGGTGGACATGCTTGGCGTGCCCTATGAACGCAAGGATATCACCGAGGCGCTGGTGGCGCTCGACTGCTATGAGCGACGCGATGCCGCGATCCGCGCTGCGGTGCCGGAGTATCGTGACGAGTGGCGTAACAAGCTTGTGATCACAGGGGGCCTGTCCGGGCAATTCAATCATTTTCATGTCATCGTGGCGGGGCCTGATGGTAAGCGCATCGAGCGGCGCCTGGGCCTCAAAGAATATCTCGCGATTGTGGCGGCTACCAATTTCAAGCAACGGGTCCGCAAGAATGTCGAATATCACCATGCCGACCGGCTCAACTATGTGGTCGTGGGCACCCCCAACAGGCTTGAGTACGATCAGGGGTTTTTTGTAAAGAACGGGGACGGCGCGGCCGACATAAAGCCCATAGCGCATCTCTATAAGACCCAGGTCTATGGGCTTGCCCGGCATATGTGTCTGCCGCGCGATATCGTGGAGTCGGTCCCGACGAGCGATACCTACAGCCTGCCTCAGGAACAGGAGGATTTCTATTTCGCATTACCATACGCGCAGCTCGATGTAGCGCTCGCCTACCGGGATGCGGGCCGTAGCGCCGCCGAACTCGCCGTGGCCCTGGGGTTGGACCAAGTGGCGGCCGCGCGCATCTACGCCGATATCGAGGCCAAGCGCCGGACGACCCGTTACTTACATGAGGCCCCGGTCCTCATGGGGGATATTGAAACGCCATGCGATACGAAGTGA
- a CDS encoding acyltransferase — MRYEVKAVVVSLVHFVTWPFWVPSVLAYRLLGSERAFDVSAKFLSLWPGRVGQVLRASFYMKTLKVCHFDLAVGFGSFFSHPEAEVGKGVGIGSFTIIGTARLGDGVMVASRVSVLSGKYQHGGGRRGRDFRANDLHLEPVRIGDGSWLGEGSLIMADVGSQCIVSAGSVVTKAMPSGATAIGNPARFLRYTDKAEAAAG, encoded by the coding sequence ATGCGATACGAAGTGAAGGCGGTAGTCGTATCACTCGTCCATTTTGTCACATGGCCGTTTTGGGTACCGTCGGTCCTAGCCTACCGCCTGTTGGGCTCGGAGCGGGCCTTCGATGTGTCGGCGAAGTTCTTGAGCCTGTGGCCGGGACGCGTCGGCCAAGTTCTCCGGGCATCGTTTTACATGAAGACGCTCAAGGTCTGCCACTTCGATCTGGCGGTCGGGTTCGGCTCGTTTTTTTCCCACCCGGAGGCGGAGGTCGGAAAGGGGGTAGGCATCGGTAGTTTTACCATTATAGGGACGGCGCGCCTCGGCGACGGGGTCATGGTGGCAAGCCGGGTGTCGGTATTGAGCGGCAAGTACCAGCATGGAGGCGGCCGGCGGGGGCGTGACTTTCGCGCCAACGACCTGCATCTGGAGCCGGTGCGGATCGGCGATGGGAGCTGGCTTGGCGAGGGCTCGCTGATCATGGCCGATGTCGGTAGTCAGTGCATCGTTTCGGCCGGAAGCGTGGTCACCAAGGCTATGCCGAGTGGCGCGACAGCGATCGGCAATCCGGCACGGTTCCTACGCTATACCGACAAGGCCGAAGCCGCGGCCGGCTAG
- a CDS encoding lipopolysaccharide biosynthesis protein, producing MTLREIMRYAGTLYGANVAASIVTFGLTVLISRDMSRADLGIYGLFQAYFLFGAYASSFGLAPATVKWVASGAVDDGEFLAFMMLRLAGISGLLYVAAGVAYLLSFKVLAAALFALPAYQVFSVGLSAARARLWRRREALALVFASLATSAWIFVLLFADHSYWAPILGQVLGAYSTALAMVGYALTRRLPRLRWPGAWRRAFWGTALPVFLGSSVFAIGELADRLVIRHVLGLADLGVYVLALTLFNVLNKPVHMLSRVLLSHFSQADHGAGHAKALEIVRVNLAVLPLMGLAAAAVLPWLMPLMLNRNYTQAFPVFAVLTAVILVKAVELVQSSLAVARDSATSNMRAQVVALALYAMTVFFLTQTFGLIGVAWAVVLRWTVLTVVQRFDMKRRGIDVLPSHLLMRAAIAYLVALAFFPVAPWFMGIAYLGLGAMLRVWSVPRSWRLALGRVES from the coding sequence GTGACGCTTCGCGAAATCATGCGTTACGCAGGGACCTTGTACGGCGCCAATGTCGCGGCCTCGATCGTGACCTTTGGTCTTACGGTCCTCATAAGCCGCGATATGTCGCGCGCCGATCTTGGGATCTATGGCCTGTTTCAGGCGTATTTTCTGTTTGGCGCCTATGCGTCGAGTTTTGGGCTTGCACCCGCGACCGTGAAGTGGGTGGCGAGCGGGGCGGTGGACGACGGGGAATTCCTCGCGTTCATGATGCTGAGGCTGGCCGGCATATCGGGCCTTTTATATGTCGCCGCGGGCGTGGCTTATCTCCTGTCGTTCAAGGTCTTGGCTGCGGCCCTGTTTGCGCTGCCTGCTTACCAGGTCTTTAGTGTCGGATTGAGTGCCGCGCGTGCACGCCTATGGAGACGACGCGAGGCGTTGGCGCTGGTATTCGCGTCGCTTGCGACCTCGGCGTGGATATTCGTCCTGCTGTTCGCCGATCACAGCTATTGGGCCCCCATTCTCGGTCAGGTGTTGGGGGCCTATAGCACGGCTTTGGCCATGGTGGGCTATGCCTTGACCCGAAGACTGCCGCGACTGCGCTGGCCTGGTGCCTGGCGGCGGGCATTCTGGGGCACGGCGCTGCCGGTGTTTCTGGGGTCTTCGGTATTCGCCATAGGGGAGCTTGCTGATCGTTTGGTAATACGCCACGTCCTGGGTCTTGCGGATCTTGGCGTCTACGTCTTGGCGCTCACCTTGTTCAATGTGCTAAACAAGCCCGTCCATATGCTCTCGCGGGTATTGCTGTCGCACTTTTCCCAGGCCGATCACGGCGCCGGTCACGCCAAGGCCTTGGAGATTGTGCGTGTCAACCTTGCCGTCCTGCCGCTTATGGGTCTTGCCGCGGCCGCCGTATTGCCGTGGCTCATGCCGCTTATGTTGAACCGCAATTACACGCAGGCCTTTCCGGTGTTCGCGGTGCTCACCGCGGTGATTCTCGTAAAGGCCGTCGAACTCGTGCAGTCGAGTCTCGCCGTGGCGCGCGATTCGGCGACGAGCAATATGCGTGCCCAAGTCGTGGCGCTCGCCCTTTATGCCATGACGGTGTTTTTCCTGACACAAACCTTCGGCCTGATCGGTGTGGCATGGGCCGTGGTCCTGCGCTGGACGGTGCTGACCGTGGTTCAGCGGTTCGATATGAAGCGCCGCGGGATCGATGTTTTGCCATCCCATCTTTTGATGCGCGCCGCCATCGCCTATCTCGTGGCGCTGGCATTTTTCCCGGTCGCGCCATGGTTCATGGGCATCGCCTATCTAGGTCTCGGGGCCATGCTACGCGTATGGTCCGTGCCGCGCTCCTGGCGTCTGGCGCTCGGGCGTGTTGAAAGCTGA